From the Deinococcus sonorensis KR-87 genome, the window ACGGCCGGGCCGCCGTACACCTCATCGCCGTAGAAGCGGTCGCTGCGGTAGTCGGCCGGGTCCACGCGCGGGCTGTACAGGTCCAGCCGGATCCGGCCGCCGACCGCCACATTGAGGTTCAGCGTCTGGTCACCCACCGTCCACATCAGCCGGTCGCCGACGCTGGTCAGCGGCAGGCTGGTGTCCACGCCCTGCGCGCGGGCGGCCGGGCCGGCGGCCAGCAGGGCGGTGAGGGCGGTCAGGGCCGCCAGGACGAGTTTGCCTTCTGCGTTCACGTTTAGTACCTCCAGCTCACATCGGGGTCGGTGGTGGCGGCCCGGTCTGCCCCGACGCCGTTGAAACGGTAGGTGAGAGAGGTTTCACCTGCGCTTAACGTACCGCTGTAAGTATTTCTGCCTTCTTTCAGAACGGCCCCGTCCGGCAGCGGGTCGGTGAGCGTCACCGCCTCAAGCGTCCGGGGGCTCTGGATCGTCAGCGTCACCCGGTAGCCGTCGCCGTCCGGCACCACGACCTTGTCGATGCGGACGTCCCCCACCGTCAGGGTGGTGCGGCGCAGCACGTCGATGGCCGAGGGCAGCGGCTCCAGCGGGAAGTCCACGCTGGTGAGCCCGCGCACCTCCACCGTCTGCGTGCCGCGCAGGCCGCCGTCGGCCGGCATCGGCCGCGCCGGGTAGGGGGTGCTGCCGGGGTCCAGACGCAGCGCCTGAAGGCCGTACGGCACGTTGGTGAAGTGGTAGCGGCCCGAGCGGTCGGTCAGGGTCAGCCGGCCGCCGGCCAGCAGCACGCGTGCCCGCTCGACCGGGGTGTCCACGCCCGCATCGAAAATGCCGTTGCGGTTGCGGTCGATAAACACCACCCCGATCAGGTCGCCGAGCGGCGCGAACTTCAGGGGCGCCAGCGTGGCGGTCGCCACCGCCTGGTTGCTGCTGATGGCCCGCGCGGTGCCGCCGGCCCCGATGCCGACCACCTGCACGGTGTTGACCAGCGTGCCCGTCGCCTCCGGCGTGACGCGCGTGGCGTAGGTGATCACCACCTCGCCCCCGGCCGGGATGCGGTCCACGGTCCAGCGCAGGACCCGCGCCGTGGTGTCCGGATCGGGGAACGCCTGGCCATCCAGGGTACTGGTGCCGGCGACGTACTGCAGGCCCACGGCTGGCGTGTCGGTCACGAGCGCGTCCACGATGTCGGTGGTGGGCGAGTGGTTGCGGATGCGCAGGGTGTAGACCAGCCGGTCCCCGAAGGTGGCCTGGGCGGCGCTCGACACCTTGGTCACGCTGAGGCTCGCGCTCCAGACCGGCGTCACCACCTCGTTGCTCGGCACGGCGGCCGGCAGCTCGCTGCTGGTCAGCTGACCGGTGTTCTTCAGCACCTCCCCGTCGAGGGCGCGCTCCGTCACCACGACCCGGACCGTGACCGTGCGGGTCTCGCCCGGCTGCAGGGTGCCGAGCGCCCACTGGACCGTCTGGGCGCCGGACGTGCCGGTCACGCTGCCGCCACCGGACGCCTCCACCTCGTCGGTATGGGCCGGCAGCGGATCGCTCAGGACCACGCCGGTCAGCGGCTGGGCGTAGGGATTGCGGACCGTCAGGGTGTAGGTGATGAATTCCCCGCTGGCCACCGTGACGCCCGGGGCCACGCTGCTGCTCTTGTGCACCTCCGGCAGGCCGGCCTCCAGCGCCTGCACCACGTCACGGGTGCGGTTGCTGGTGCCGCGGGCGCCGGTGGCGGTGACCAGCGCGTCCAGCGCCCCGGCCTGGTCGGCGGCGTAGCAGACGCGCACCGGCGTGCTGGCGCCGGGGTCGAGGGTCAGCGGCTGGACCAGCGGCGCGCCGCTGGCAGACAGCAGCGTGGCGGTCGCGTGGCCCTGGGTGTCCTGCACCGTGAGGGTGTAGCTGTCCTGCACGTCGCCGGTGTTCTTCAGGGTGTGGTCGAAGCAGATGAGCTGCCCCACCACCCCGAAGCTGCGCGTCTGGGTATCGCTGGGCGAGTCTTCCGGCGCCTCCGGCACGCCGAGCGGCCCGATGGCCACCGCCGGCTGGTAGCGCACGTCGGCGGTGGCGGTGCTGGCGACGTCCTTGCCGCCGGTGGTGGCGGTGGCGACGTTCGGGATCATGTGGTTCTCGGCGCTGGCGCCCGCCAGCATCCGGAAGCTCAGGTTCAGCTGCGCGCCGGCCGGCAGGCTGGCCACGCGCACGCGCACGCCCTGCACCGGGGTCGGCTCGGCCGCGCCCCAGGTGGTGCCGTCCGCCGTGTACTCCAGCGTGGCCCCGGCCGCGCCGCTCACCGCCGCGCTGCCCGGCACGAAGCTCAGGCCCTGGCTCAACTGCGCGGCCAGCGGGTCGCTGAGCAGCAGCTCGCGGCTGTCACCCTGGCCGTTGTTGCTGGCCTTCACCGTGACGGTCGTCTCGCTGCCGGGCCGTACCAGCGCCGGGCTGAAGGTCTTCTGCACCGTCAGCTCGGGCGGCGGGCCCACCGTCACGCGGCTGACGTTGTTGCTGTCCTGCGCGCCACCCGAGCAGGCACCGATCAGGTTGACGAACGCGTCGCCGCGCGCCGCGTCGGTGGTGCGGACCACCAGCAGCACCTGTGCGCTGCCGTCCGCGGGCAGCGTGACGCTGCTGATCTGCGGCTCCCCGCCGTCGAGCCGGCCGTTGCCGTTCAGGTCCTGATACACCGCGGTGGTGGGGGCAAACGCGCTGGTCGCCTCCACCGCGCCGATGAGCGGCAGGGTGGCCGGCGCGTTGCCGGCGTTCACCACCGTGTACGGGAAGGTGGTCTGCTCGCCGGGCAGCAGGACCGCCTGCTGGCCGGCTGCGGCCACGGTGCCGTCCGGAGACACGCTGACCGCACAGATCGCCTGGACCACACTGCTGACCGTGTTGCTCTGCGCTTCGGTGACGTCGCCGGGCGCCACCGGGTCGAAGGTGCCGGTGGCGACGTTGGTGATGACGGTGCCGGCCGGCGTCCCGACGGCAGCCGCGCGCGGCAGGCCGAGGCCCACGATCAGCGCCAGCACGGCGGTCATGAGCGGAGCGGATGGTCTGAACAGCTGGTTCACAGGCGGGGACTCCTTGCGGAACGATGGGGTCTGAATTCGGGGAGGGCTTCAGACAACGCGTGCCCTTGATTGCTCAAGGGCACGCGGAATCACCCATCAGGCGAAGCGGGTTATTTGACGGTGACGACGATGTTCAGGGTGACGCTGCCCAGCGCGGGGACCGTGTCGGTCGCCGTGATGACGTTGTCACTGTTGGTGTCGACGGCCACCTGCAGGCTGGTGATGACGGTGCCGGCGACCGGCGCGGTGGTGCTCCAGGCGCCGCCGTTCACCTTGTAGTACACGGTGCCGCTGAAGCTGGCCGTGGCGCTGACCGACACCAGGTCCGAGTAGGTGTAGACGTTGGTGCTGCCGGTCGCGCTGTCACTCAGGACGAAGTTCTTGATCGCGGCGTTGTAGTTGTTCTTCGCCACGATCTTGTAGCGCAGCGTGTCGCCGGGCAGCGTGGTCAGGGCCAGCTTCTCGGCCGCGATGCCGGTGGGGCCGGTCGCGCCCTTGGTCTGGTACTTGCGGATGAACATGCCGGTCGTGGGATCACCGGTGATCGGGTCGCGGTCGGTGTTCACCACCGAGATCTTGATCACGTCATCGTTGTCGCTGGAGAGAATGGTGCTGAAGTTGCCGGTGGCCGACTGCGGCACCAGCACGGTTCCGGCCAGCGCGTCGGCCGGCACGTCCACGATGCCGTAGACGGTGATCTCGTCGTTGGCGCCGACGATCGGCGAGATGTAGCGTCCCGAGCTGTCCTTGGCCAGCTCCACACCGCTGGCGTTCACATAGCGGACCGTCGCGGTGCTGGTGCCGTTCGCCGTGTTGGGGAAGCTCAGGGTGGCGGTGGTCAGGGTGTAGCTGTCGGCGTACTCGCCACGGTTGACCAGGTCCATCGGGAACACCGCGCGGCGGTCGGTGGTGTTCTGCGCGACCGTGGTGGCCGAGGCCGGCGCGACGGTGGGATCGACCGTCTGGGTGGCGGTGGCCACCGTGTTGTCCACACCGAGGGTGGTGCCGTTGCTGTCACCGAACTGCATGCTGGCCGGCATGATGGTGTCGCTGCTGGTCGCGTCGGCCACCACGCCGCTGTCGTTGCCCGAGTCGATGCCCACCAGGACGACGACCGGCGCGGGATCGGTGGTGGCGGTCTTGTTCGAGTCCGGGTAGGTGACCTGGACGCGGACGTCGGTGGTGCTCGGCGTGACAAACCCGGAGGCCAGCGCGATGGTGGGGTACTTCGAGCCGGTGGCCGGATCGGTGTAGAGGGTCGTGATGGCCGTGCCGTCGTTGTTCAGGAAGCGCACGACGACGCCGCCAGGCAGCAGGAAGCTGCCGTCGTTGTTGTTGATGCCGATCGGGTTGCCGCTGCTGTCGGTCGGGAACAGGTTGACCGTGTCGGCCATGCCGGTGTTGGTCAGGGTGTTGACGAAGGTGACCACGTCATCGGTGGTGTTGGTGTCGGCCGTCGGGTAGGCGATCTGGTTGCTGCCGGACTTGGCGATCGGCGTGCTGGTGGTGGTGGGGTCCACGTAACCGGTGACCTTGGGGTCGCTGGTGGTGCCGGGCGTGCCGGGAGGCGACACCGGGTTGACCGGGGTGGTGGGGTTCGCCGGATCGTAGTTGGGATCCTGGGTGCCGGTGGGGCCGCTGGGCGGCACGACCACGGTGGGCAGCGGAGTGCCGGGGTTGTTGGGATCCTTGCTCGGCGGGTCGACCGACACCAGCGGCTTGTACAGCCGCACGCGGGTGTACTGCAGGTCGGTGGTGGCTTCGTCGGTGGCCGCGATGGTGCCGGCGCTGTACACGTTTGCATTGCCGCGCGGGCTCACCGAGAAGTCCGCGGTGGGATTGGCCGAGCTCGGCACCAGGATGCGCTGCTCCAGGGCAACCTGACCCTCGTCGGTGGCGGTGGTGGGATCGTCGGCCGGCACCGACACGATGCCGGGGTAGGTGACGGTGTCGCTCGAGTCGTACACCTTGGTGGTGCCCACCCAGTACTGAACGACCGTGCCGGTGGGCAGGGTGGTGCCGCCCAGGTACGGGGCGACCGTCACGTTGTAGGCCACGCCGGCGGGCGTGTTGCTGCCCACGTTGCCGTTGTTCAGGATGGTGTACTGGGTGACGACCGTGGCGCCCGGCAGCACGTTCTTCTTGTCGTGGCTGGCGATCGGGGTGGTCGGGGTGGTGCCGTCGCTGGAGGGGGCGCCCGCGTAGGTCACGTCAAAGTCCGGCTTCGGCTGGACGGTGGAGGTGACGGTGTTGGAGCTCACCGGCGTGGCCTGGGTGCCCGGGTTCGTCGGGTCCTCGAAGCTGGCCGTGGCGGTGTTGGAGATGACCGTGCCGGCGGGGGTGTTCCCGGCGGCAGCGGCGGCTCCAGTGGCCAGGGCAGCCATCAGAGCAAGGAGACGAGGGGTGACGTTCATATTCGGGACCTCCAGAGACGTAGAAGCGGACAGGCAGAGGCGCGATTTATGCCGAATTGAACCGGCACACATCTCGCGTTCACTCATTAAGAATTCTTAACTTTTGACTATGACGGATTTATTACGGCCGGTGGGTTGCCCCCATTCGGGGGAGCGCTGTTCTGAACGGGGTCCAGCTCCGAATGCACCGCCCAGTGGCTCGACCAGCACAGGAAAGCCGAGCCTGAGTCAGGCTCGGCCGTGCAACCCAGTTATTTGACCTGAACGAAGAAGCCGAGCTGAACGTTGCCATTGGCCGGCAGCTCCGCCAGGGTCCAGCGCACCGCCGTGTACTCCGACGGCTTGACCACCACGTCCCGCAGGACCGTCCGGCCGTTCTCGGTGACGCTGACCTGCTTCTTGAGCGGGGCCGGCGCGTAGGTCTTCCCGCCGTCGATCGAGAACTCCATCGTGACGCCGGCATTCAGGGTGCTGGACGGCTTCAGGTAGACGGTGCCTTTCGGGACCGGCAACCGGACCATCACGTGGGCCAGCGGCTTTGCCGTGGCGTTGCTGGCGGTGAGCAGTTGGCTCAGCACGTCGCCCGGCTGCACGGTCTTGGGGGCCGGGCTCAGCTGCTCGGTGCTCTTGCCGCCGACGGTGACGGTCCGGACCAGTGCCTGGGCCAGCGAGAGTGTCAGAGGGGACGTCCCCTGTGCGGCCACAAGGCCGGTCATCAGGCCGGCGGCGGCCAGCATCGAACGGGAAAGCTGGTTCATAACACTCCTTAGGGGCCGGCGGATCAAGGGCCCGCGGCAGCCACGAAACTCCCCCGACAATAGAAATCCGGGTCTTACCTCCCTCTTACACCTCGCAGACCAGATCAAGGTCGTCCAGGTCGTTTTCAGGGGCTCAGCCTCCTCGGCCCCGACGTGCCGGCTCTTCTCGGTTGTCTGACTCGCGGCAGCTCTGTCGACCTCCAGCTCATCCGCTCCTCTCCCCTTTCGCCTCCCCGCCTTGGGTTTTTCTTCAGAACCCCACCTGCGTATCCTCTGCGACACAAGCGGGCTGCGGCGAGGCTCAGCCTGGAGGCATGACCAGGCGACCGAAAGCCGAGGACTTCAAGGACGCACAGACGCTCCCCTACCCCGCCAAGCAGTCCGAGATGAAGATTCCGCCCCAGAGTGACCTGCGGACGTACCGGGCGGCGGGCAAACTGGAAGGCCGGGCCGCACTGATCACCGGCGGCGACAGCGGCATCGGTCGGGCGGTGGCCCTCGCGTTTGCCCTGGAGGGCGCGCGGGTCGCCATTCTCTACAACGAGAACGACAGCGACGCCCAGGACACCCGGCGGATGGTGGAGGAGCGCGGCGGAGCCTGCCTGGTGCTCCGGGCCGACGTCCGCGACCGGGCGCAGTGCCAGGACGCGGTCGAGCAGACGGTGCGCGCGTACGGGCAGCTGAACGTGCTGGTCAACAACGCCGCCTACCAGCACGCGCAGACGAGCATCCTCGACATCACCGAGGAGCAGCTGCGCCGCACCGTCGAGACGAACCTGTACGGGTACGTGTTCATGATCCAGGCGGCCCTGCCGCACCTGAAGAGCGGCGACGCGATCATCAACACCGGGTCCATCGTCGGGGAGACCGGCAACGAGATTCTGGTGGACTACACCGCCACTAAGGGCGGCATCCATGCCCTGACCCGGTCGCTGGCGCTGCAGTTCGGCAAGCTGGACAACGGCATCCGGGTGAACGCCGTGGTGCCGGGCCCGGTGTGGACCCCCAACATTCCCGCCACCATGCCGCTGGACGAGGTGCAGAAGTTCGGGCACGAGGTCGCGCTGGGCCGGCCCGGTCAGCCGGAGGAACTGGCCCCCGCCTACGTGTACCTCGCCTCGGACGACAGTTCCTTTGTGACCGGCAGTCTGCTGCACGTCACGGGCGGCAAGCTGTCGAGCGGGTCATGAGCCGCACCCACGACACGCTCGAGCAGCTGCTCCTATCCGGCCACGTCACCGCGCCCACCCGGCGGGTGCTGGAGGAGCGGCTGCACCGCACCTTCGAGCGGCGCTTCTTCAGCGAGGCGGAATTCCGGGTGCTGCAGGCGGCCGCCGCGCGGCTGGTGCCGCACGACCCGGCCCACCTGAACCTGGCGGGCGTGGTGGATGACCGGCTGGCCGAGGACCGCACCGACGGCTGGCGCTACGCCGACACGCCGCCCGACCCGCAGGCGATGCGCGACCTGCTGGCCGCCCTGCCCGCCGACTTCACAGGGCTGGAGGGGCCGGCGCAGGACCGGCACCTGCAGGACCTGGAACGCCGCTTTCCCCACCCGTTCGAGGACCTGCTGGCCGAACTGACCGAGGGATACTACAGCCACCCGGCGGTGCAGCTGGCGCTCGGGTACGTGGGCTTCGCGGACGCGCCCGGCTGGACCCGCATCGGCCTGAACGAGGCCGAGCGGCGTGAGCTGGCCTTCCCCGGCCCCAGGGATACGCCGTGACCCGGACCCACGCGCCGGATGAGGTGGTGGACGCCGTGGTGATCGGCACCGGGGCGGGCGGGGCGCCGCTGCTGGCGCGGCTGGCGGCCGCCGGCCTGCGGGTGGTGGCGCTGGAGGCGGGCGCCCACCACCGGCCCGCCGACATGCCCACCGACGAGCGGGCGCAGGTGTCGCTGTTCTGGAACGACGAGCGGCTCTCGGCCGGCGCGGACCCGGTCAGCTTCGGGAACAACAATTCCGGGTGCGGGGTGGGCGGCTCCACCCTGCATTACACCGCCTACACGCCCAGGGCGCAGCCGGACGACCTGCGACTGCACACCGACGCAGGTGTGGGCGTGGACTGGCCGCTCACCTACGCGGACCTGGAGCCCTACTACGACGAACTCGAACAGTTTCTGGGCGTGTCGGGGCCCGGCCACTACCCCTGGGGGCCGCCGCGCCGATCAAAGTACCCGCACCCGCCGCTGCCGCTGAACGGGGCGGCGCAGCTGATGGAGCGCGGCTGCGCGGCGCTGGGGCTGCGCACCTCCCCGGCGGCCAACGCCGCCCTGAGCCGCCCACAGCAGCAGGACGGCCATGGCCTGCGCCCCGCCTGCACCAACCGGGGCTTCTGTCAGGCGGGCTGCTCGGTGGGCGCCAAGGCGAGCATGGACGTGACGTTCCTGCCGCTGGCCCTCAAGCACGGGGCCGAGCTGCGGTCCGACTGCTACGTGACCGCGCTGGAGGTGCAGGGGCCACGCGTGACCGGCGTGGTATACCGCCACGCGGGGCAGGAACATAGGCAGCGCGCCCACGCGGTGTTCCTGAGCGCGGGCGCCATCGAGACGCCCCGGCTGCTGCTGCGCATGAACCTCGCCAACCAGAGCGGGCAGGTGGGCCGCAACTTCATGGCGCACGTCGGCCTGCAGGTGTGGGGCCAATTCGAGGAGGAGGTGCGCCCGTACAAGGGCATTCCCGGCGCGCTGATCAGCGAGGACACCCACCGGCCCAGGGACGCCGATTTCGCCGGCGGCTACCTGCTACAGTCCATCGGCGTGATGCTGGTGACGTACGCCTCGCAGTTCGCGCGCGGCACGCACACCTGGGGGCCGGCCCTGCACCAGCACCTGCGCGGCTACACCCACACCGCCGGCATCAACGTGCTGGGCGACTGTTTGCCGCACGAGGGCAATTATCTGGAGCTCTCGGACGAGCTGGACCACAAGGGCCTGCCCAAGCCCCGCATCCACTTCAGCTGGGGCGAGAACGAGCGGCGCATGCAGCGGCACGCCGAGCGGGTGATGCGCGACATCTGGACGGCGGCGGGCGGGCAGCAGCTGTGGAGCTTCAACCGCGCCGCCCATACCATCGGCACCGCCCGCATGGGCGACGACCCGGCGAGCAGCGTCGTGAACCGGGACGGGCGCTGTCACGACCTGAGCAATCTGTACATCAGCGACAACTCCACCTTTCCCAGCGCCCTGAGCGTGAATCCGGCCCTGACCATCATGGCGCTGGCGCTGCGCACAGCGGACTGCTTTCTGGAGACTCAACGGGTGGGCGGCTTCTCCACCCAGGCAGGTGGACGCGCATGAGCGAAGGCTTTCTGGACATCATCCGCCGCGTCCGTGGCGACGCGGCCTCCGGCGACCAGTTCGGCGGCGCCAGCGGCCGCGACGGGTCGGGGCTGCCCACCCGGCGGCCCGGCAACTTCATGTTCGCCACCGGCATCGAGTGCTCGTACCCCACCATCCAGAATGGGCGGGTGCGGCGCGACCAGCTGGCCGAGTGCGGCCACTACGAGCACTGGCAGCAGGACCTGCACCTGGTGAAGGACCTGGGCCTGAAGTACCTGCGCTACGGCCTGCCGTATCACCGCATGCACCTG encodes:
- a CDS encoding DUF11 domain-containing protein, translated to MTAVLALIVGLGLPRAAAVGTPAGTVITNVATGTFDPVAPGDVTEAQSNTVSSVVQAICAVSVSPDGTVAAAGQQAVLLPGEQTTFPYTVVNAGNAPATLPLIGAVEATSAFAPTTAVYQDLNGNGRLDGGEPQISSVTLPADGSAQVLLVVRTTDAARGDAFVNLIGACSGGAQDSNNVSRVTVGPPPELTVQKTFSPALVRPGSETTVTVKASNNGQGDSRELLLSDPLAAQLSQGLSFVPGSAAVSGAAGATLEYTADGTTWGAAEPTPVQGVRVRVASLPAGAQLNLSFRMLAGASAENHMIPNVATATTGGKDVASTATADVRYQPAVAIGPLGVPEAPEDSPSDTQTRSFGVVGQLICFDHTLKNTGDVQDSYTLTVQDTQGHATATLLSASGAPLVQPLTLDPGASTPVRVCYAADQAGALDALVTATGARGTSNRTRDVVQALEAGLPEVHKSSSVAPGVTVASGEFITYTLTVRNPYAQPLTGVVLSDPLPAHTDEVEASGGGSVTGTSGAQTVQWALGTLQPGETRTVTVRVVVTERALDGEVLKNTGQLTSSELPAAVPSNEVVTPVWSASLSVTKVSSAAQATFGDRLVYTLRIRNHSPTTDIVDALVTDTPAVGLQYVAGTSTLDGQAFPDPDTTARVLRWTVDRIPAGGEVVITYATRVTPEATGTLVNTVQVVGIGAGGTARAISSNQAVATATLAPLKFAPLGDLIGVVFIDRNRNGIFDAGVDTPVERARVLLAGGRLTLTDRSGRYHFTNVPYGLQALRLDPGSTPYPARPMPADGGLRGTQTVEVRGLTSVDFPLEPLPSAIDVLRRTTLTVGDVRIDKVVVPDGDGYRVTLTIQSPRTLEAVTLTDPLPDGAVLKEGRNTYSGTLSAGETSLTYRFNGVGADRAATTDPDVSWRY
- a CDS encoding SDR family oxidoreductase — encoded protein: MTRRPKAEDFKDAQTLPYPAKQSEMKIPPQSDLRTYRAAGKLEGRAALITGGDSGIGRAVALAFALEGARVAILYNENDSDAQDTRRMVEERGGACLVLRADVRDRAQCQDAVEQTVRAYGQLNVLVNNAAYQHAQTSILDITEEQLRRTVETNLYGYVFMIQAALPHLKSGDAIINTGSIVGETGNEILVDYTATKGGIHALTRSLALQFGKLDNGIRVNAVVPGPVWTPNIPATMPLDEVQKFGHEVALGRPGQPEELAPAYVYLASDDSSFVTGSLLHVTGGKLSSGS
- a CDS encoding gluconate 2-dehydrogenase subunit 3 family protein — encoded protein: MSRTHDTLEQLLLSGHVTAPTRRVLEERLHRTFERRFFSEAEFRVLQAAAARLVPHDPAHLNLAGVVDDRLAEDRTDGWRYADTPPDPQAMRDLLAALPADFTGLEGPAQDRHLQDLERRFPHPFEDLLAELTEGYYSHPAVQLALGYVGFADAPGWTRIGLNEAERRELAFPGPRDTP
- a CDS encoding GMC family oxidoreductase, which produces MTRTHAPDEVVDAVVIGTGAGGAPLLARLAAAGLRVVALEAGAHHRPADMPTDERAQVSLFWNDERLSAGADPVSFGNNNSGCGVGGSTLHYTAYTPRAQPDDLRLHTDAGVGVDWPLTYADLEPYYDELEQFLGVSGPGHYPWGPPRRSKYPHPPLPLNGAAQLMERGCAALGLRTSPAANAALSRPQQQDGHGLRPACTNRGFCQAGCSVGAKASMDVTFLPLALKHGAELRSDCYVTALEVQGPRVTGVVYRHAGQEHRQRAHAVFLSAGAIETPRLLLRMNLANQSGQVGRNFMAHVGLQVWGQFEEEVRPYKGIPGALISEDTHRPRDADFAGGYLLQSIGVMLVTYASQFARGTHTWGPALHQHLRGYTHTAGINVLGDCLPHEGNYLELSDELDHKGLPKPRIHFSWGENERRMQRHAERVMRDIWTAAGGQQLWSFNRAAHTIGTARMGDDPASSVVNRDGRCHDLSNLYISDNSTFPSALSVNPALTIMALALRTADCFLETQRVGGFSTQAGGRA